From candidate division WOR-3 bacterium:
AGCCGGTTTCCAGGCGGTCTTTCTGGACACGCCAGGACTCCTTGAGCCCAGGTATGCGCTGCAAGAGCAGATGAGACACCAGATCGACATTGCCCTCCAGGATGCCGACCTCGTGATGCTTGTGCTCGATGCCGCACGGAGCGATCAAGATGCGACCTCATACACCCGACTTCTCGGCGGCCGGAAAGTGGTGGTGGTCCTGAACAAGGTGGATTTGGTCAGAGACAAGAAGGAGCTGCTGCCGACAGCGGAGCGGCTTGCCGACGCCGGATTCCCAGAGGTGTTCATGGTGTCGGCGCTCAAAGGCGGGGGAGTGGAGGACCTGAAGGCTGCCGTCGCCACGGGGCTGCCAGAGGGGCAGCCATTCTACCCGCCTGATTCCGTTGCCGACCGACCGGAAAAGTTCTTCGCGGCCGAACTGGTTCGTGAGGCGGTGTTCAACCTCTACGGCGCGGAGATACCATACTCAACCACCGTCGTGATAGACGAGTTCAAAGAGCGGCCCGGACGCAAGGACTACGTGCTCGCCACCATCTTTGTTGAGCGGGAA
This genomic window contains:
- a CDS encoding GTPase Era, which gives rise to MINPEQANVGFRSGYVAIVGLPNVGKSTLLNRLTGTHLAAVAPRPQTTRHRILGILNGAGFQAVFLDTPGLLEPRYALQEQMRHQIDIALQDADLVMLVLDAARSDQDATSYTRLLGGRKVVVVLNKVDLVRDKKELLPTAERLADAGFPEVFMVSALKGGGVEDLKAAVATGLPEGQPFYPPDSVADRPEKFFAAELVREAVFNLYGAEIPYSTTVVIDEFKERPGRKDYVLATIFVERESQKAIVIGSGGKALKRVGSRSRREIEAFIGRPVYLELRVKVAEAWRKDERFIRDNIYGRD